Proteins encoded together in one Lachnospiraceae bacterium JLR.KK008 window:
- a CDS encoding P-loop NTPase fold protein, translating into MIKLKLSDAQKFKIHIEEKIKRDSLFFHEYKTAAGHLNQIWQMQKEAEQDRKQEFAAETPNNIIAFCGERGSGKSSVMLSFVNAVINCGKEENVLSFDKAVRENGWSHAAVTIDPSMFDEVHNIVDIVLAHIYQSFADAYEADNQRLDTYEREKMIGLLAKTYKSLSIIKKKEKMLDDEYDIAGNVSKLQKLGQSTRLKQDLRELIDHYLMLLPGLVSSKKDAADWKSKKLLIAIDDLDLCNEHAYEMAEQVRKYLILPNVVVLMAIRIEQLQMGVEEKNREDFKQVIAGRNNDPSIAREMKDMAERYVTKLIPMARRIYLPELRSDQVSLVPESREDQQGKDDVVRTTEESKKADNEESLEQTILRLIREKTGMYFVTPEEGPSYFVSANLREFVNLASLLMAMPTPTPTPDDDQTRLDNIDTFQSYFTEGMLKKNISWERLEWFLEIMKNADSVRNYNIGMYLNGLLDSAKQEYDLYQNSLCEFPNMSLSFVAERLASVSRFRTRREDWRLFYYIRVYYTILLNARLCANGKIPFSITGGFLWGNRLGGLLPAVTIRQNQHMMNRERFFIPALRGWNETASVLHDSENSLSVPEKDASQAYVSKIEDEHWLAETVCWLLLALVSAHNGKTNFRKNYMNRAPIVYNNYAVPSVEIEISLENYIVNLCDPEDLYRIANLELLGITRERIQPVLEAMKAHNAPVIRQAKIVAANMDLADRLLQYCQIHNDYKERTQSKEDRTYRLYGLFFKNVRNYLKMQGAGEADWTQLWIPTGIKEDGQIEGVSIDMNRLFTKLCAAAAAILRENSGEGSDSENAKEGYISYEEGQRKKQEFAQQVQTVAQVDYARGLRTISGALQNKTADHARFMLETIGNSIQKYTFREKKLPAGFDPVPLIQLYEEVVDLCVTDPKKEITEIQHNTYRAIARIKDVIG; encoded by the coding sequence ATGATAAAGTTAAAACTTTCGGACGCGCAAAAATTTAAGATACATATCGAAGAGAAAATCAAACGGGACAGCCTGTTTTTTCACGAATATAAGACTGCCGCCGGTCATCTGAATCAGATCTGGCAGATGCAGAAGGAGGCGGAACAGGACAGAAAGCAGGAGTTTGCCGCGGAAACGCCGAACAATATCATTGCCTTTTGCGGCGAGCGGGGAAGCGGGAAGAGCAGCGTCATGCTCTCCTTTGTGAACGCGGTCATAAACTGCGGAAAGGAGGAAAATGTCCTTTCTTTTGACAAGGCAGTCAGGGAGAACGGCTGGAGCCATGCGGCAGTGACGATCGACCCTTCCATGTTTGATGAAGTGCACAATATTGTGGACATTGTATTGGCGCACATTTATCAGAGTTTTGCCGATGCCTATGAGGCGGACAATCAGAGACTTGATACGTATGAGCGGGAGAAGATGATTGGCCTGCTGGCGAAAACGTACAAGAGCCTGTCGATTATTAAAAAGAAAGAAAAAATGCTGGATGACGAGTATGACATCGCCGGCAATGTGTCCAAGCTGCAAAAGCTCGGTCAGAGCACGCGGCTGAAACAGGATCTGAGGGAACTGATCGATCATTATTTAATGCTGCTTCCGGGACTCGTCAGCAGTAAGAAAGACGCAGCGGACTGGAAAAGCAAAAAGCTGCTGATTGCGATCGATGACCTTGATCTGTGCAATGAACATGCCTATGAGATGGCGGAGCAGGTGCGCAAGTATCTGATCCTGCCGAATGTGGTCGTTCTGATGGCCATCAGGATCGAGCAGTTACAGATGGGCGTGGAGGAAAAGAACCGGGAAGATTTTAAACAGGTAATTGCAGGAAGGAACAACGACCCTTCGATCGCACGGGAGATGAAGGACATGGCCGAGCGGTATGTGACAAAACTCATTCCCATGGCGCGGAGAATCTATCTGCCGGAACTTCGCAGCGATCAGGTCAGCCTTGTGCCGGAGAGCAGGGAGGATCAGCAGGGAAAAGACGATGTGGTGCGGACAACGGAAGAGAGCAAAAAGGCAGATAACGAAGAATCGCTCGAACAGACGATCCTGCGTCTGATCCGGGAAAAGACAGGGATGTACTTTGTGACGCCCGAAGAGGGGCCTTCCTATTTTGTGTCTGCCAATCTGCGGGAATTTGTGAACCTGGCTTCCCTGCTGATGGCGATGCCGACACCAACGCCGACGCCGGATGATGATCAGACAAGACTGGATAATATTGATACATTCCAATCTTATTTTACAGAGGGAATGCTGAAGAAAAATATTAGTTGGGAGCGGCTGGAGTGGTTTCTGGAAATTATGAAAAATGCCGACAGTGTGAGAAACTATAACATCGGTATGTATCTGAACGGCTTGCTGGACAGTGCAAAGCAGGAATACGATCTGTATCAAAATTCCCTCTGTGAGTTTCCGAATATGAGTCTTTCCTTTGTGGCGGAGCGGCTGGCATCAGTCTCACGTTTTCGGACCAGACGGGAAGACTGGCGGCTGTTTTATTATATCAGAGTCTATTATACGATCTTGCTCAATGCAAGACTGTGTGCGAACGGCAAGATCCCGTTCTCCATTACTGGCGGTTTCCTGTGGGGGAATCGGCTGGGCGGATTACTGCCTGCGGTCACGATCAGGCAGAACCAGCATATGATGAACCGGGAGCGGTTTTTTATTCCTGCGCTGCGGGGCTGGAATGAGACCGCCTCTGTGCTCCATGACAGCGAGAATTCGTTATCTGTGCCGGAAAAAGATGCTTCTCAAGCTTATGTTTCAAAAATAGAGGACGAACACTGGCTGGCGGAGACGGTATGCTGGCTGCTTCTGGCGCTGGTTTCCGCGCATAATGGCAAAACGAATTTTAGGAAAAACTATATGAACCGGGCGCCCATTGTCTATAACAATTATGCGGTGCCGTCAGTGGAAATCGAAATCAGTCTTGAGAACTATATCGTCAATCTGTGTGATCCGGAAGATCTGTACCGGATTGCCAATCTGGAACTGCTGGGAATCACCCGGGAGAGAATACAGCCGGTTCTGGAGGCAATGAAAGCGCACAATGCGCCAGTCATTCGGCAGGCGAAGATCGTGGCGGCCAATATGGACCTGGCGGACAGACTGCTTCAGTACTGTCAGATTCACAATGATTATAAAGAAAGGACACAGTCAAAAGAGGACAGGACCTACCGCCTGTATGGTTTATTTTTCAAAAATGTAAGGAATTATTTAAAGATGCAGGGAGCCGGAGAGGCGGACTGGACGCAGCTCTGGATTCCGACCGGGATCAAAGAGGATGGACAGATCGAAGGAGTGTCTATCGATATGAATAGACTGTTTACGAAACTATGTGCGGCTGCTGCGGCGATCCTGCGAGAAAACTCAGGAGAAGGAAGTGACAGTGAGAACGCGAAAGAAGGATATATCAGCTATGAGGAAGGCCAGCGGAAAAAGCAGGAGTTTGCACAGCAGGTGCAGACGGTCGCGCAGGTGGATTATGCCAGGGGACTTCGAACAATCTCCGGTGCTCTGCAAAATAAAACGGCGGATCACGCGAGGTTTATGCTGGAAACTATCGGCAACAGCATTCAGAAGTATACATTCAGAGAGAAGAAGCTTCCCGCAGGCTTTGACCCTGTGCCTCTGATCCAATTATATGAGGAAGTGGTCGATCTGTGTGTGACAGACCCCAAAAAGGAGATCACAGAGATACAGCACAATACATACAGAGCCATTGCCAGAATCAAAGATGTAATCGGATAG
- a CDS encoding DUF1653 domain-containing protein — protein MRKWNNKKSDKVNKTGDEAMTVMPGTGEIYRHFKGNLYRIVTLATHSETGEKMVVYQALYGDCEIYVRELSMFMSKVDKKKYPDAEQEQRFALMPQIIGQGAVSGESRPMQSHAQSQPDIPIPPARPESGQVQPQSVVRPQPTVTKKEAAARPADQIQEDEAPLDPFLLQFLDADTYGEKLNLLAALHGRITDDMINTMAVSLDLEVNDGEIEERYEALKTCLLTLEKYECNRLR, from the coding sequence ATGAGAAAATGGAACAATAAAAAAAGTGATAAAGTTAATAAGACCGGAGACGAAGCGATGACAGTCATGCCGGGGACAGGCGAGATCTACCGGCATTTTAAGGGGAATCTGTACAGGATCGTGACACTGGCCACACATTCGGAGACGGGAGAAAAGATGGTTGTTTATCAGGCACTCTATGGTGACTGTGAGATTTATGTGCGGGAGCTGTCCATGTTTATGAGCAAAGTGGACAAAAAGAAATATCCGGATGCGGAGCAGGAGCAGCGGTTCGCCCTGATGCCGCAGATCATCGGACAGGGGGCGGTGAGCGGAGAGAGCAGGCCGATGCAGAGCCATGCGCAAAGTCAGCCGGATATACCGATACCGCCAGCGCGGCCGGAGAGCGGACAGGTTCAGCCACAGTCTGTCGTTCGCCCACAGCCCACAGTGACAAAGAAGGAGGCTGCTGCCCGGCCTGCGGATCAGATACAGGAAGATGAGGCCCCGCTGGACCCGTTTTTATTACAGTTTTTAGATGCGGATACGTATGGGGAAAAGCTGAATCTGCTGGCAGCGCTCCATGGACGGATCACAGATGATATGATCAATACGATGGCTGTCTCTCTTGATCTGGAAGTGAATGACGGAGAGATTGAGGAGCGGTATGAGGCGCTGAAGACCTGTCTGCTGACACTGGAAAAGTATGAATGTAACAGGCTCAGATAA
- the mutY gene encoding A/G-specific adenine glycosylase produces MITTELEALVEPLLGWYDKSHRVLPWREEPTPYRVWISEIMLQQTRVEAVRPYFARFLAALPDIRHLAQAPEDELLKLWEGLGYYNRVRNLKKAAVEIMETYDGQMPGDYEQLLKLPGIGSYTAGAIASIAFGQAVPAVDGNVLRVITRATADDGDIGSQKVRRGIEERLRAVMPRQRAGDMNQALMELGAVVCIPNGAPKCGDCPWKTLCQARALGKISEYPKKPSKKPRVIEEKTILIIQDENRTALRKRPSKGLLAGMYEFPSLPGHREEEEVLSYLKELGLKAVYIRRLEEAKHIFTHREWHMIGYVIRVDELERGAFDSEEPFLFAERDETEEKYPIPSAFVRYAQYLKIRLGNDKYIYSKE; encoded by the coding sequence ATGATAACGACAGAGCTGGAAGCCCTTGTGGAGCCGCTGCTTGGCTGGTATGACAAGTCGCATCGCGTCCTGCCGTGGCGGGAGGAGCCGACACCGTACCGGGTATGGATTTCGGAGATCATGTTGCAGCAGACGAGAGTGGAGGCAGTCAGACCTTATTTTGCCCGCTTTCTGGCTGCTCTGCCCGATATTCGGCATCTGGCGCAGGCGCCGGAGGATGAATTGCTCAAGCTGTGGGAGGGCCTTGGCTATTACAACCGGGTCCGCAATCTGAAAAAGGCGGCGGTTGAGATCATGGAAACGTATGACGGCCAGATGCCGGGAGACTATGAACAACTGCTGAAGCTGCCGGGGATTGGCAGTTACACGGCGGGCGCAATCGCGTCTATCGCTTTCGGCCAGGCTGTGCCGGCGGTCGATGGCAACGTGCTGCGGGTCATTACAAGAGCGACGGCGGACGACGGGGACATCGGCAGCCAGAAGGTGCGCCGCGGGATTGAGGAGCGTCTGCGCGCCGTGATGCCTCGGCAGCGTGCAGGGGATATGAATCAGGCGTTGATGGAGCTGGGGGCTGTTGTCTGTATTCCGAACGGAGCGCCCAAATGCGGGGACTGTCCCTGGAAGACGCTTTGCCAGGCAAGGGCGCTGGGAAAGATCAGCGAATATCCGAAGAAGCCTTCCAAAAAGCCGAGAGTCATTGAGGAAAAGACGATACTGATCATTCAGGATGAGAATCGGACGGCTCTGAGGAAGAGACCATCGAAAGGACTTTTGGCGGGGATGTATGAGTTTCCTTCGCTCCCGGGGCACAGAGAGGAAGAAGAAGTTCTTTCTTATTTAAAGGAGCTGGGTTTGAAAGCGGTCTATATCAGACGGCTGGAGGAGGCAAAACATATTTTCACCCACAGAGAATGGCATATGATCGGCTATGTCATTCGGGTGGACGAGCTGGAGAGGGGAGCTTTTGATTCAGAAGAGCCTTTTCTGTTTGCAGAGAGAGATGAGACAGAAGAAAAGTATCCGATTCCCTCAGCGTTTGTCCGTTATGCGCAATACTTAAAAATCAGGCTTGGCAATGATAAATATATTTACAGCAAAGAGTAA